One Opitutia bacterium DNA segment encodes these proteins:
- a CDS encoding type II secretion system protein, with amino-acid sequence MRHVFSLRLPRAARAFTLVELMVVVVIIGLLAAIALPALQRVRRAAMGRSYFNDARQIRDGAERYALEHGDFPPNGIGALHPELRGYVPDKLFSATPPIGGVWDWDYGENDFTASISIYGFTASDEDLRAIDRAFDDGDLTTGNLRRISNKFVYVIQP; translated from the coding sequence GTGCGCCACGTCTTTTCACTCCGCCTTCCACGCGCCGCGCGCGCCTTCACGCTCGTCGAGTTGATGGTCGTCGTCGTGATCATCGGTCTGCTCGCGGCGATCGCGCTGCCGGCGTTGCAGCGCGTGCGGCGCGCCGCGATGGGCAGGAGCTATTTCAACGACGCGCGCCAGATCCGCGACGGCGCGGAACGCTACGCGCTCGAGCATGGCGACTTTCCGCCCAACGGCATCGGCGCGTTGCATCCCGAGTTGCGCGGTTACGTGCCGGACAAACTCTTCAGCGCGACGCCACCCATCGGCGGCGTGTGGGATTGGGACTACGGCGAGAATGACTTCACCGCGTCGATTTCGATCTATGGCTTCACGGCGTCGGACGAGGATCTGCGCGCCATCGATCGCGCGTTCGACGACGGCGATCTCACGACCGGCAACCTCCGCCGCATCAGCAACAAGTTCGTCTACGTGATCCAGCCCTGA
- a CDS encoding serine/threonine protein kinase gives MPVSAQLCPHCHRSTATPFGTTGLCLLCAGQRALALDLEEGDPLPAPAASGISHSPFGGELPDRIGPYDIIDEIARGGMGRVFAARQPRLDRVVALKVLVETAGTLDLAQRFLREAQTVARLRHPHIVTLHDSGRADGFAYFAMDYLEGGDLGRRLRNGPLAPRAAAALAQKIAAALAYAHAEGVLHRDIKPSNILLDGDEPLLADFGLAAQLEPGGDLTAVSTVLGTPHYLAPEALHGGSAALGIASDLYALGVVLYEMLAGRTPFAGATAAELPALLDHSEAPPLRLLAPATPRDLVVICLKCLERDPARRYADAAALAEDLRRFLAGEPILARAPGALAQFRRFARRHRTMLAVAAGTGAALTVGIVTSTVLAVRARQAERRASTEAATARALLEFFQRDILLQSKPGAQADRDLKLRTALDTAAARIGGRFAQEPAAESALRATLGEALLSLGEYAKAAEQFSAAVRLRRQLGLDAADTWRLVTAHASALAANAQLVEAERLLTPNVAALRRALGADDLATLAAEQTLARVWVGQDKLAQGLQLRRSLLSRRTHLQGPEHPDTLTAANEVATALLDQGQFPEARDILTRTAEARKRVLGPEAPETIESLNDLAGANWALGRLPEAEARFREVVTVARRVLGPNHPDTLRTLGNLGHVLSAQARWDEAAGVFEEAYAQTRAVHGEGHQDVLRMGGALAAVYLEEGYFDKAEAMCREIIEPTARRIGAMHPEVLASRTQLGGILVAAQKYAEAETELRATLAAHREVDERRPLPFIAESHLGAALTGLGRLAEAEEHLLSADRGLESLAGQLTPRQMAVRRLTLVRLATLYRATGRSELADGVERRLKQLGAAH, from the coding sequence ATGCCTGTGTCCGCCCAACTCTGTCCGCACTGCCACCGCTCGACCGCCACGCCGTTCGGCACCACCGGGCTCTGCCTCCTCTGCGCCGGACAACGCGCCCTTGCGCTCGACCTGGAGGAGGGCGACCCGCTCCCCGCGCCCGCCGCCTCCGGGATCTCGCACTCGCCCTTTGGCGGTGAGCTGCCGGATCGCATCGGCCCCTACGACATCATCGACGAGATCGCCCGCGGCGGCATGGGCCGCGTCTTCGCCGCCCGCCAACCGAGGCTCGACCGCGTCGTCGCGCTGAAGGTTCTCGTCGAAACTGCGGGCACGCTGGACCTCGCCCAACGTTTCCTCCGGGAGGCCCAAACCGTCGCGCGGCTGCGCCATCCTCACATCGTGACACTGCACGACTCGGGTCGCGCCGACGGATTCGCCTACTTCGCGATGGATTACCTCGAAGGCGGCGACCTCGGTCGACGCCTCCGCAATGGACCGCTCGCCCCGCGCGCCGCGGCCGCGCTCGCGCAAAAGATCGCGGCCGCCCTCGCCTACGCGCACGCGGAAGGCGTGCTCCACCGCGACATCAAGCCGTCGAACATCCTCCTCGACGGCGACGAGCCGCTCCTCGCCGACTTCGGCCTCGCCGCGCAACTCGAACCCGGCGGCGACCTCACCGCCGTCTCCACCGTGCTCGGCACGCCGCACTACCTCGCGCCCGAAGCCTTGCACGGCGGCAGCGCCGCCCTCGGCATCGCCAGCGATCTCTACGCCCTCGGCGTCGTGCTTTACGAGATGCTGGCGGGGCGCACTCCGTTTGCCGGCGCGACAGCCGCGGAGTTGCCGGCGCTGCTCGATCACAGCGAGGCGCCGCCTCTCCGCCTGCTCGCTCCCGCCACGCCGCGCGACCTCGTGGTGATCTGCCTGAAGTGTCTCGAACGCGATCCCGCGCGCCGCTACGCCGACGCGGCGGCGCTGGCGGAGGATCTGCGGCGTTTCCTCGCCGGCGAACCGATCCTCGCCCGCGCGCCGGGCGCGCTGGCGCAATTCCGGCGCTTCGCCCGCCGCCACCGCACGATGCTCGCGGTCGCAGCCGGCACCGGCGCGGCGCTGACCGTCGGCATCGTCACCAGCACCGTCCTCGCGGTGCGCGCCCGGCAAGCCGAGCGCCGCGCCTCGACCGAGGCCGCCACCGCCCGCGCGCTGCTGGAATTTTTCCAGCGCGATATCCTGCTGCAATCGAAGCCCGGCGCCCAAGCCGACCGCGACCTCAAGCTCCGCACTGCGCTCGACACCGCCGCGGCCCGCATCGGCGGGCGCTTCGCCCAGGAGCCGGCCGCCGAATCCGCCCTGCGCGCGACGCTCGGCGAAGCCCTGCTCTCGCTCGGCGAATACGCCAAGGCCGCCGAACAGTTCTCCGCCGCCGTCCGTCTCCGCCGTCAACTCGGACTCGACGCCGCCGACACCTGGCGTTTGGTCACGGCGCACGCCTCCGCGCTCGCGGCGAACGCCCAGCTCGTGGAAGCGGAGCGCCTGCTCACCCCCAATGTCGCCGCGCTGCGCCGCGCGCTCGGCGCCGACGATCTCGCCACTCTCGCCGCCGAGCAGACGCTCGCGCGCGTCTGGGTGGGCCAGGACAAGCTCGCGCAAGGCCTGCAGCTCCGCCGCAGCCTGCTGAGCCGCCGCACGCACCTGCAGGGGCCCGAGCATCCGGACACGCTCACCGCCGCGAACGAGGTGGCCACGGCGCTGCTCGACCAAGGGCAATTCCCCGAAGCGCGCGACATCCTCACCCGCACCGCCGAGGCGCGCAAACGCGTCCTCGGCCCCGAAGCGCCGGAAACGATCGAGTCGCTCAACGATCTCGCCGGCGCCAACTGGGCGCTCGGCCGCCTGCCGGAAGCCGAGGCGCGTTTCCGCGAAGTCGTGACGGTCGCGCGGCGCGTGCTCGGGCCGAATCACCCCGACACGTTGCGCACGCTCGGCAACCTCGGCCACGTGCTCAGCGCGCAGGCGCGCTGGGACGAAGCCGCCGGTGTCTTCGAGGAAGCCTACGCCCAAACCCGCGCGGTGCACGGCGAAGGCCATCAGGATGTGCTGCGGATGGGCGGCGCGCTGGCCGCGGTTTATCTTGAGGAGGGCTATTTCGACAAAGCCGAAGCCATGTGCCGCGAAATCATCGAGCCCACCGCGCGCCGCATCGGCGCAATGCATCCCGAAGTGCTCGCCTCGCGCACCCAGCTCGGCGGCATCCTGGTGGCCGCGCAGAAATACGCGGAGGCGGAGACGGAACTCCGCGCCACGCTCGCCGCGCATCGCGAGGTCGATGAGCGGCGTCCGCTTCCTTTCATCGCCGAATCGCATCTCGGCGCCGCGCTGACCGGGCTCGGCCGTTTGGCGGAGGCGGAGGAACATCTGCTCAGCGCCGATCGCGGCCTCGAGTCTCTCGCCGGGCAGCTGACGCCGCGGCAAATGGCCGTGCGTCGCCTGACCCTCGTGCGGCTGGCCACGCTCTATCGCGCGACGGGCCGCAGCGAACTCGCGGACGGCGTCGAGCGCCGCCTCAAACAGCTCGGCGCGGCGCACTGA